Proteins from one Ipomoea triloba cultivar NCNSP0323 chromosome 1, ASM357664v1 genomic window:
- the LOC115996759 gene encoding kinesin-like protein KIN-12B has translation MKPILQPRNAISRENHEASVTSPNPSSVKQLQKWPTPPLPNSSGSSRKHRFPKENAPPPDPYSSPSAAAKHKSPLPPRPPNSNPLKRKLIVEPAGAETAVSGSSDSGVKVIVRMRPPTNDEEDGDMTVQKISSNSVTITGHTFTFDSVADTQSTQLDIFQLVGAPLVENCLAGFNSSVFAYGQTGSGKTYTIWGPANALLEDNLSSDQQGLTPRVFQHLFTRIEQEQIKHADKELKYQCRCSFLEIYNEQITDLLDPNQRNLQIREDVKTGVYVENLTEECVSTMKDVKHLLLKGLSNRRTGATSINAESSRSHSVFTCVVESRCKSMADGLSCRKTSRINLVDLAGSERQKLTGAAGERLKEAGNINRSLSQLGNLINILAEVSQTGKPRHIPYRDSKLTFLLQESLGGNAKLAMVCAISPSQSCKNETFSTLRFAQRAKAIKNKAVVNEEMQDDVNFLRQVIRQLKEELIQMKANQKDQNGNYSTGWNARRSLNLLKFSLNRSLAVPFVDDDGDTLMEIVEEAERLDLQSNAVNVETGNACAEEIAHEDMDEEPTPEKSPNSSSNLTIVPCDIPKSPTPSVSPRVNTGSRKSLRTSSMLTASEKNLIENELDASNSSLTKPSSSTCLNTQSTRSRNCFKSTEHLAASLHRGLEIVSAHRQSAALRKSSFRFSYKPAEIRAIVPVTKVDVGVQTVLNDNESFQEGSLYLCSKCKTKNSLQELKDASDSLNLQLVPVDGSQSCDKFKVQVPKAVEKVLAGAIRREMALEEICSKQSSEIMQLNRLVQQYKHERECNAVISQTREDKIARLESLMDGVLTTEDFMEDEMLSLTHEHKILKEKYENHPELLSTKIELRQVQDELERYRNFFDLGEREVLLEEIQDLRSQLQFYVESSPKASKKRPLLQLTYSCQQSVGTPLSAIPEPVEDSAEHRSLSAIPEPTEDSAEQILERERLQWTETESKWISLVEEVRLELEASRALAQKQKIELEMEKKCSEELKEAMQIAMQGHARMLEQYADLEEKHMQLLARHRRIQDGIEDVKKAAAKAGVRGAESRFINALAAEISALKVEREKERRYFIDENKGLQAQLRDTAEAVEAAGELLVRLKEADEAVQVAEKRATGAEQEASKAYKQIEKLKKKHEYEINSLKQLLEESRVHKETEVVYDSVEACSAGKYDAATQTQSSGDQQWREEFESFYQTEEELAKLEPTSWFSGYDRCNI, from the exons ATGAAGCCCATTCTGCAACCGAGAAACGCTATCTCGAGGGAGAATCACGAGGCCTCGGTGACTTCTCCGAACCCTAGCTCTGTCAAGCAATTGCAGAAATGGCCAACGCCGCCGCTACCGAATTCCAGTGGCAGTAGCCGGAAGCATAGATTTCCCAAGGAGAATGCTCCGCCGCCAGATCCGTACTCGTCGCCGTCAGCCGCGGCGAAACATAAGAGTCCGCTTCCTCCTCGGCCGCCGAACTCGAATCCTCTGAAGCGGAAGCTCATTGTTGAGCCGGCGGGGGCTGAGACTGCGGTTTCTGGCTCTTCTGACTCCGGAGTCAAA GTTATAGTGAGAATGAGGCCACCGACCAACGATGAGGAAGATGGAGACATGACTGTTCAGAAAATCTCCAGCAATTCTGTGACTATAACTGGACATACTTTTACATTTGACTCTGTGGCAGACACCCAATCAACACAG CTTGATATATTCCAGCTTGTTGGAGCACCGCTTGTTGAAAATTGCCTTGCTGGATTTAACAGCTCAGTTTTTGCTTATGGACAA ACTGGGAGTGGGAAGACATATACAATATGGGGACCAGCCAACGCCCTGTTGGAAGATAACTTATCAAGTGATCAACAAGGCTTGACACCACGTGTTTTCCAGCACCTTTTTACACGAATTGAACAG GAGCAAATTAAGCATGCTGACAAAGAGCTCAAGTATCAGTGTCGTTGCTCTTTTCTTGAG ATTTACAATGAACAGATCACTGATTTATTGGATCCAAATCAAAGAAACCTACAg ATACGAGAAGATGTAAAAACAGGTGTTTATGTCGAAAACTTGACAGAGGAATGTGTTTCTACTATGAAGGATGTGAAGCATCTTTTATTAAAG GGATTGTCAAATAGGAGGACTGGTGCAACAAGTATAAATGCTGAGAGTTCACGTTCACATAGTGTATTTACATGTGTGGTTGAATCACGATGCAAG AGCATGGCAGATGGCTTAAGCTGCAGAAAGACAAGTAGAATAAATCTAGTTGACCTTGCTGGATCAGAACGACAAAAGCTGACAGGTGCAGCTGGAGAGCGATTGAAGGAAGCAGGGAACATCAATCGATCACTTTCTCAGCTTGG GAACTTAATAAACATTCTTGCGGAAGTTTCACAAACAGGGAAGCCAAGGCACATTCCATATAGAGATTCCAAGTTGACGTTTTTATTGCAGGAATCCCTAGGTGGGAATGCAAAACTGGCAATGGTCTGTGCCATTTCTCCTTCTCAGAG CTGCAAGAATGAGACTTTCAGCACACTGAGATTTGCCCAACGTGCAAAGGCAATCAAGAACAAGGCTGTTGTCAATGAAGAAATGCAGGATGATGTGAATTTCTTGAGGCAAGTTATACGGCAGTTGAAG GAGGAACTAATTCAAATGAAGGCGAATCAAAAAGACCAGAATGGAAATTATTCTACTGGATGGAATGCCCGGAGAAGTTTGAACCTGTTAAAGTTTAGCCTCAATCGATCACTGGCAGTACCTTTTGTAGACGATGATGGTGATACATTAATGGAAATTGTTGAAGAAGCTGAAAGACTAGATCTCCAATCAAATGCAGTTAATGTGGAAACAGGGAATGCATGTGCTGAAGAAATTGCTCATGAAGATATGGATGAAGAACCGACTCCTGAGAAGTCTCCAAATTCCTCATCTAATCTCACTATAGTTCCATGTGATATTCCAAAGTCTCCAACTCCAAGTGTTTCACCAAGGGTTAATACTGGCAGTAGGAAAAGTCTTAGGACTTCATCAATGCTAACTGCCTCTGAAAAGAACCTTATAGAAAATGAGTTGGATGCCTCAAATTCATCCTTGACAAAGCCCTCAAGCAGCACTTGTTTGAATACTCAATCGACACGAAGTAGAAATTGTTTTAAGTCAACTGAACATTTGGCTGCTAGTCTTCATCGTGGTCTTGAAATCGTTAGCGCTCATCGACAGAGTGCAGCTTTAAGAAAGTCCTCATTTCGATTCTCTTACAAACCTGCTGAAATTAGAGCAATAGTACCAGTTACTAAAGTTGATGTGGGTGTCCAAACTGTTCTTAATGACAATGAGTCATTCCAAGAGGGTTCACTATACTTATGTAGTAAATGCAAGACAAAAAATTCTTTGCAAGAGCTTAAAGATGCCAGTGATAGTTTAAATCTGCAGTTAGTACCTGTTGATGGGTCACAGTCTTGTGATAAATTCAAGGTTCAAGTGCCTAAA GCGGTGGAGAAGGTCTTGGCAGGAGCTATACGGAGAGAGATGGCACTGGAAGAAATATGCTCCAAACAAAGTTCAGAAATTATGCAACTAAACCGTTTG GTTCAGCAGTACAAACATGAGAGAGAATGCAATGCTGTAATCAGTCAAACACGAGAAGATAAAATTGCACGCCTTGAGAGCTTGATGGATGGGGTCCTAACAACTGAGGATTTTATGGAGGATGAGATGTTGTCACTTACTCATGAGCATAAG ATTctgaaagaaaaatatgaaaatcatCCTGAACTTTTAAGCACAAAAATAGAACTGAGACAAGTGCAAGATGAGCTGGAAAGGTATCGCAACTTCTTTGACTTGGGTGAGCGGGAAGTACTGTTGGAGGAGATTCAGGATTTGAGAAGTCAACTGCAGTTTTATGTGGAATCTTCACCTAAGGCATCCAAAAAGCGTCCATtactgcaattaacatattcatGTCAGCAAAGTGTGGGAACACCTTTGTCTGCAATTCCAGAACCAGTGGAGGATAGTGCTGAGCATAGATCTTTGTCTGCAATTCCAGAACCAACAGAGGATAGTGCTGAGCAAATACTTGAAAGGGAGAGACTGCAGTGGACTGAAACAGAAAGTAAGTGGATCAGTCTTGTGGAAGAAGTGAGATTAGAGCTTGAAGCTAGCCGAGCACTAGCTCAAAAGCAAAAGATTGAACTTGAAATGGAGAAAAAGTGCTCAGAAGAGCTGAAAGAAGCAATGCAGATTGCAATGCAGGGTCATGCACGCATGCTAGAACAGTATGCTGATCTCGAGGAAAAACATATGCAACTGCTTGCTAGGCACAGGAGGATCCAAGATGGAATAGAAGATGTAAAGAAAGCGGCTGCAAAGGCTGGAGTAAGGGGTGCAGAATCTAGATTCATAAATGCTCTTGCTGCAGAAATTTCAGCACTTAAAGTGGAAAGAGAGAAGGAGAGGCGATATTTCATAGATGAAAATAAAGGACTTCAGGCTCAATTAAGGGACACTGCTGAGGCTGTAGAGGCTGCTGGTGAGTTGCTTGTACGGCTAAAAGAAGCAGATGAAGCTGTTCAAGTTGCTGAG AAACGGGCCACAGGTGCGGAGCAAGAAGCCAGCAAGGCTTACAAACAGattgaaaaattgaagaaaaagcaTGAATATGAAATCAACAGCCTGAAACAATTACTTGAAGAATCTCGAGTGCATAAAGAAACAGAAGTCGTATATGATTCTGTAGAGGCGTGCAGTGCGGGTAAGTATGATGCTGCAACACAGACACAGAGCTCTGGTGATCAACAGTGGAGAGAGGAATTCGAGTCATTCTATCAGACTGAAGAGGAGCTGGCAAAATTAGAGCCCACTTCATGGTTCTCTGGTTATGACCGGTGCAACATATAG
- the LOC116011069 gene encoding transcription factor bHLH62-like has protein sequence MDKQNLFLSDGITMPYGIGVEANDFFNPSWENPVDQSDPFESALSSMVSSPAASNAGVAPPAANTSGENESFVLRELIGRLGSSFDNPGDISPAACTNSSCYNTPLNSPPKLNLSSMADHQIRAANFPIHPALSNFSADPGFAERAARFSCFSDKSLVNSGKVSGKVHGSQMAPIQENSAPSKKLTLENSELGDSRENSTVSEQIPVGETAKNDANSRKRKSAAKGKAKETTTTTTATPSSSSANATSQNNESNPKRIKSDEQNSGNDKDSSPKGNDKAAGENKEPPKDYIHVRARRGQATDAHSLAERVRREKISERMKLLQDLVPGCNKVTGKAVMLDEIINYVQSLQRQVEFLSMKLATINPRMEFNMEALLSKDMYQFRGAMAQNMFSSEASGSPIPYSFQSLPSIPNLHTLLPKGSEVTFPINQLNANNSSRNLGLALPPMDTFLEPASQVPAFFEDDLNTVVQMGFGQNQSQNFHGTVGASGMKVEL, from the exons ATGGATAAACAAAATTTGTTTTTGAGTGATGGGATCACAATGCCATATGGAATTGGAGTTGAGGCCAATGATTTCTTCAATCCCAGTTGGGAAAATCCGGTGGATCAGAGTGACCCGTTCGAGTCGGCGTTGAGTTCCATGGTGTCGTCGCCGGCGGCGTCCAACGCCGGAGTGGCGCCGCCGGCCGCCAACACTTCCGGTGAGAACGAGAGTTTCGTGCTCAGGGAACTGATTGGCAGACTGGGCAGCAGCTTTGATAACCCCGGCGACATTTCTCCGGCCGCCTGTACTAACAGTTCTTGTTATAACACCCCCTTGAATTCCCCTCCTAAGCTAAACCTCTCGTCAATGGCGGATCATCAGATCAGGGCCGCCAATTTTCCCATCCATCCTGCCCTTTCCAATTTCTCCGCGGATCCTGGATTCGCAGAGAGGGCCGCAagattttcttgtttttccgACAAGAGTTTGGTCAACTCCGGGAAGGTTTCCGGCAAGGTTCACGGATCTCAAATGGCACCCATTCAGGAAAACTCAGCTCCCAGCAAGAAATTAACGCTAGAAAACTCAGAATTAGGCGATTCCAGGGAGAATTCCACTGTCTCTGAGCAGATTCCAGTTGGGGAAACTGCCAAAAATGATGCAAATTCAAGAAAGAGGAAATCTGCTGCAAAGGGGAAGGCCAaagaaacaacaacaacaacaacagccaCACCCTCATCATCCTCTGCCAAT GCTACATCCCAGAACAATGAATCTAATCCTAAAAGAATCAAATCAGATGAGCAAAACAGTGGGAATGACAAGGATTCATCTCCAAAGGGGAATGATAAAGCTGCAGGGGAGAACAAAGAACCTCCAAAGGATTACATTCATGTCAGAGCCAGAAGGGGCCAGGCCACTGATGCCCATAGTCTTGCAGAAAGA GTTAGAAGAGAAAAGATTAGTGAAAGAATGAAGCTTTTACAAGATCTTGTGCCAGGCTGCAATAAG GTGACTGGAAAAGCTGTTATGCTAGATGAGATCATAAATTATGTGCAATCGTTGCAACGACAAGTCGAG TTTCTGTCAATGAAGTTGGCCACTATAAACCCTAGAATGGAGTTCAACATGGAAGCTCTTCTCTCCAAGGAT ATGTACCAATTTCGCGGGGCGATGGCTCAGAACATGTTCTCATCAGAGGCCTCAGGATCACCAATCCCATACTCTTTTCAATCTCTGCCATCCATTCCAAACCTGCACACACTCCTTCCTAAAGGATCAGAAGTCACTTTTCCCATTAACCAGTTGAATGCTAATAACAGCAGTAGAAATCTTGGCCTGGCATTGCCTCCTATGGACACTTTTCTTGAGCCTGCTTCTCAG GTGCCAGCATTCTTTGAGGATGATCTCAACACTGTTGTCCAGATGGGTTTTGGCCAAAACCAGTCACAGAATTTTCATg GAACTGTGGGTGCTTCTGGAATGAAAGTTGAGCTATGA
- the LOC115998282 gene encoding cysteine proteinase inhibitor B-like gives MEKPRLKLPLLTLFLLLSASSSAQVNAAGRKVGGWTEVKDVKNNEEVQELGRYCVREYNRVLQEKQGGGELLSFSEVVKAETQVVSGIKYYLKISATTSSGGARRIYDAVVVVTPWAHSRELIDFEPNHPSKHFLDILV, from the coding sequence ATGGAAAAACCAAGACTTAAGCTTCCGCTCCTTACCCTCTTTCTGCTACTATCAGCCTCCTCTTCGGCACAGGTGAACGCCGCCGGACGGAAGGTGGGCGGGTGGACGGAGGTGAAGGACGTGAAGAACAACGAGGAGGTTCAAGAATTGGGAAGATATTGCGTGCGCGAGTACAACCGGGTCCTGCAGGAGAAACAAGGCGGCGGCGAGTTGCTTAGCTTCTCGGAGGTGGTCAAGGCGGAGACGCAGGTGGTTTCCGGGATCAAGTACTACCTCAAGATCTCCGCCACCACCAGCTCCGGCGGCGCTCGAAGGATTTACGATGCCGTTGTAGTCGTCACGCCCTGGGCCCATTCTAGGGAGCTTATCGACTTTGAACCCAACCACCCAAGTAAACATTTCCTTGACATCTTAGTATAA